The Archocentrus centrarchus isolate MPI-CPG fArcCen1 chromosome 3, fArcCen1, whole genome shotgun sequence sequence TATAAATAGCTTTTTATTATTTCCTAGTTGGAGAAACCATGGCTGTTCAACCTCAGGGATTTATATCACAGAatcatagacagtataaaattagtataaagtataaaaacagtataaaatcTTTTATATGGTCTGTGGTCAAAGATCAAGCATAGATTGCTTGTGGAATTCCTAATTTTGTAGGACAGGTTTCCAGGGGTTTAAGGTGTTATTTCCAAGTTACAGGTCATCAAATTCTAATATTTTAGGAGCCACTAAAACAAACTTTTGAGTAATTAGCTTCTTGTTGCAGCATCATTGGAAATAGTGAACAAAAAGTGGATCCTGAGTTCTAAACATCTCAAGTCTTACATTCATTAATTTATAGTGACACATTCCGtagagggcagcacagtggtgcagtggttagcaccatcACCTCACATCagtgggtttgaatccagtctgGGGCCTTCCTGTGTGGAATTTGCTTGTTCTCCCCCTTTGGGTGGGATCTCTTTGGGTACTCTGACTTCCTCCCACAACACATGCATGGGGTTACGttaagtggtgattctaaattggccgtaggtaTGAACATGACACATACAGACTTTTCAGGGTTCCTGAACACTGTTTTTGTCCTTTCATCTAACAGGAGGAGATGGAGAAGAAGATCAGACAGAGGCTGATGATGCAGCAGAGCGCCCAGGAGCAGCTGGCTTTCAAAGAGATGCAGAGGCGGGccgagaaagaggaagaggaggcctTCAGGAAGATGATGATGGCCAAGTTTGCAGAGGACGATCGCATAGAGCAGATGAACGCCCAGAAACGACGCATGAAGCAGCTTGAACACAAACGGGAGGTGGAGAAACTAATAGAAGACAGAAGACGGCAGCGTGAGGCCGACATGGTAGAAATCACACTCTGTTTTATAGGTGTACCAGGTGGCAATGGTACAGTTTTACTCGTAGTAGTTGTTACTAACAGTGCTGCAGCATGCATGGTGTAGTAGCAGCAATTTGGGTTTTATGTAATAATACAGGATGTTCAACACTATGTATGTATCACATCATGAAAAGAGCCGTTATAGTAGTTTGAATGAATGCTAATTTGACAGGGAAGTTAAATGAAGTGTTTTATCTTTGATCATAACATCAATTTTGTTGTGtggtaaaaatattttgataactATCTTGACTCTTCCAGGAACTGGAGGCTAAAGAAAGAGCGATTGAGGAGAAGAAAGAGGCGCTGCGGAGACAGATCATCgaagaagagaggcagaggcTTCTGAAGCGTCACGCAACAAAACTCCTCGGATACTTCCCCAAGGTgtgaggcagtgtgtgtgtgtgtgtgtgtgtgtgtgtgtgtgtgtgtgtgtgtgtgtgtgtgtgtgtgtgtgcgggaaTCATGAATAATTTCACACAACTGCTTGTGTTTTTACTTTCAGGGCTTGCTCCGCGAGAATGACCTCGAACATTTTGACGAAGACTTCagaaaacactttaaaacacGTCAGGCTGATATCTTCTCGGACGACGGCTGGGAGGGCGACGATTAAACGCTTGTTTTCCAGTCTGCCACTAGAGGGCATTTAGGTACATACAAGGAAACGATTCAGAGCTGCATTTTTATTAAGAGATGCTGACAGGTTCTGAGTTAACATCATTCTAAACAGATGTAAagtaaaaagacaaacattttaAGAGACAACTGAGGCcagcaaaacaaagaagtaTCCTAAAATAACAGCCAGGCACCATTAagctttttaatcttttaaaaaaggaaTTGGTCACATTCAGTTGTTAAGACTTCCCCCAGTCTAGAGCCGTCATGAATTCTTCTTCTGTGAAGGACAGCAGCTTGGCAGCTTCTAAATGCATCTGCaccaacacacagaaaaaaaaaaaacctttaagaTTAAAAACTGTAAGCACATTATCACCTAACAGAGTAACACGAAGACTCTCACCTTTTGCCTTTTGAGAATGTCTATCagtttcatctgtttcttgaaGCCCGCGATGAGTTCGGCTTTCTGTTTTTTGAGCATTTTGTTTTCAGCCAGCAGATTTTCTTTACTCTGATGTTCCTCTGTCATTTTGtccttatttttaaaagaaggCAAACGGCAGAAATTAGTGCAGGCTGAGCAGGACCTTACCTTGTTTGTAAAACTGCTGAAATTACAGCGCAAGCTGGCGCTTCAATGACAAGGCAAATATTTCTCCACCACCATCTTCAGAGCAGTTAGTCTATAGCTCTATATATGTATGAAAGAGCTTCACAAAAATGAGGCAATGTGAAGAGGATCCTTAATCTATTGAAATGTCATAAACACATTACCTTAAATCATACTTATTTATCTTTAACTACACTTATAATGACgtgactttaaaaatgtttttttctgttgtgtctACATCAATTGGAGTAGCTgatatacaaataaatataagatACTTTGTGACTGTTGTGTCTTTTTAATCATGACATGTTGGAGttttatgtctttggactgtgggaggtaGCCGGAGTATCCAGAGGAAACTCGCACGGGAagagaggcagcagtgctaatctCTGCATCGCCATACTAAAATGTGTGAAGTCAAATCAGTGGTGGAATAAGAGccagattaaaagaaaaataatgaccTCTATCCTCTGCTCAGCTAAAAAGTGATGATTTTAAACCACCATCATATTTTTTTGATATAAAGAGAAAACATTTCTGATTTGGTTCATTTTATAGATGTCCAGTTTGACATACAGCTCTGAAACACTTCAGCATTAAGGTGAACAAAACactcaaaatattttactgGTGCTTTTTTAAAGTTGCAGTGTGTTTGACCTCTCAGGGTCACCGTATGAATCAGCAAAAAATGAGAAGCTTCTACTAAACGTGTCTGTAACCTaaggaaaaaaatcacttttgaATAGTTGCAGTAATTAAACAGGTGTATTTGTTTTAATGAGCTtacatttttctcctgtttcattttgctcAGTTGAGTCTTCAgcctctccacctcctccagagCTCTGTTTAGACGGACCTCCACCGTGCTGTGgccagctgctgcttgtttgtgggatCTATTCAGTTTTTCTATTTCCTGCacagagcacaaaaaaaaaaaaccccacacaaaaGCAGTTTAGATTACTTTGGGGGGGGCTTTTTGTGGTGTCATGCTATGAGCTGTCAGCTCAAACCTTGCTCAAGCCAGACACTTGCAGTTGAAGGCCATCACATTTTTTGGCGGACTCCTCGGCTAAAGCTCGGTGCTTCTCGATCTGTGTTTGCTGGATGCTCACAGTCCGCTGCAGTCGGGCTCgatcctcctccagctccttaATCTTTGCGCTCAGCTTTGTGTTTTCATCATCCTGCATAAATATAGAGTCCAAACATTTACTGTTTGATATCCGAGTTGAAGGCTGCGCAGTAGAAGCAACAATCCAGATACAATAATGCAACCATGGTGCGTTAAACTGGTTTAAGAGTAAAAACTGATAACATGACTATTTTGCCAAAGTAACTTTGCATTAACAGGCGTGTGTAAACTTTCTGCTTCTGCCTGTCACTGGATGGCACATATACAGCTGAAGCTCGGTAATGAAAGGCAGCTCCAGCAGCATTTCTAACTATAGTTATATATCTACATGTTTACATTACCTTCTTGTAATATTCACATGATATTTGATCCAGTTCCTCTTGCATAATGCGGAGTTTTGCCTTGAGAACTCGTATTTGAGCTTCTGAAACTCCTTAACAGAACATAACACATGACAACAATCAGACTTATAAGCTTacgaaaaatatattaaaaacatatcaaacttgtCACATGAATAAATTAATCTCAAAGCTCCAATTTGGGTTTCCTTTAGGATTTTCAAATGGCAAAATAAtctgacagggaaaaaaaagcttatttGTAATAAATAGTAACCAGCTAAATTTATTGAAACCTGTGGTggaaaactaaatatttttttttaaatatttgcataaatTATTAGTTATTCATTGTTActacagaataaaaatgtgatttataatgtttttaaagtgaCATAAACATTACCTGATCCCACATTGTCTCCAGAGTTAGGTATTTCATCTACAACACTTTCATGGATGACAGCATTGTTCAttttctcctccatgctctgaatCGTCTTTGCCAAGAACAAATTAGCTGGCTCTTCTACAGCTTCAAAATCATCCTCTTTAGACACCTCCGAGCTCCTGGAAACCATCAAGCGCACAGTGTGAAAACCTGCACACTGTGAATCTTAATGGAGAATAAATGTTCCAAAAGCCAGGACCCCTACAATATCATTTTATTACAAGCAGAAAGGATTGTAATGGATTtagaaattatatatatatataaaaaaactcACCCGGTTTTAAAGCGAGGCTCTTTTACTTGTTTTCCAGTCAGCATTTTTTGTGATCTTGATGCAACACCTTTTTTGGTTGTTTCCTAAGTATACAAAAGTAGCGTAATAATGTTAAAGAATTAGAATACCTTATAATCCAACAGGGCACTTTCAGattgcaggcttacttgtggttcctagggtgcaaaaaaaggcaaaaaatgggaggtagagccttcagctatcaggcccaTCTTCTGTGGACCCAGTTCCCAGTTTGAGTCCAGGAGACAGATActcaatttatttttaagattagccttaaaactttattttttaataaagctaatacagctggatcaggtgaccctgaaccctcctttgGCTATGTTGCTTTGGTTGTGGGGACTTCTCATGATGCACTCAGTAGTTTTCTTCACTCCCCATGTGCtggctgtccctccctgagcctggttctgccagcaGTCTCTTCCTATTATAAagtagtttttccttcccacggtagccaagtgctgctcatatgaGAtcatgtgattgttggggtttctctctAATACTGTAGGGCCTTtagcttacaatataaaacaccatgaagtgactgttgttgtgaactggtgctaaataaataaaatggaattgaactgaaaagttCCACAACTAGACTATAAAGCGTTGAGCAAAACATCTGGAGGTTTATGGGATACAGACCTTCACACCTGGCTCAGCACATGTCTGAGGCTCTGTTACCCTGTAGAGatgcaaacatacatttttcattttcattttctgtactATCTATGTTTAGAGAGGCTGGACTGGAGTCAATAAAATGAAGCACTGAAAAAAATTCTGTGCTTTTGATATTTATTACCTggacttttcttcttctgcagcatCTATGAGCAGAACACTGGAGAAAGGCTTTGAAAGAACTTCACTCTGttctctctaaaataaacacagagaacCGGTTTGGGTTTTAAAGTAAGTCTGCTACCTTCTCAATTTCTTCCATCTGACTTTTTTAGTGCAAATGTACtcacaaaatgtttttcccATTATGTAAtgcaaacatataaacatacaaTAATTTACCATAAGTTGTTCAGCCTGTCTTACTAAATCTGCTGTTTTGGCTTCCAACTCTGCATTTAGGAGTCtgttgaaaataataaatgatgaATATGCAGGTTTATTTGAACAACTTTACAGAAATCACTACTCAGTGTCCTAAAGAGCCACTGAGTGAACAATTAGTATACTGACACTCAAGGTAAACTCAAGTCATTTGTGATTATTTTCTGCTGCTCTACACTGGAAGAGTTTTCCTGTTTGGTTAAGGAATTCACTGAAGCTGGAACAGTGCAACAAAATAATCCAAATATAACTTATTCTGAGAGGAATTTGCAGCTTATactaaaatgaaatgttaaaattatCAGAAGGATTAGTGTgattaataaatacataaataaagtcAGCAGATACGAGAACAGCTCTTACTTATATTGTTCTTCCTTAGCCAAAAGCTCATCCGTGTGATTCTTTGTTGGACCACAAGCAGATTTTGCCTGCCTGCTTATTTCAACCCTTTTGGACCTTTCAGCCTTGCTAGAAGAGGATGGACATTTCTTGACCtaaacatcagaaaaaaaaaaaaagtaaaaaaaaaaaaaaaagacaagacagGAGATTTATCACAGAACTATGGAAGCATGTTTTCACCACTGAAATGCCTCGCATCCtctcaaaattaacactgaaatttcaagttatatataagaaccagtccatttacaaaatttcacatttcaccGCAATACCtgcatttatttgttgttaGATTTGTACTTAAAAGGCTCTATGTGTTATATTTAGATTTATATTCATTAAcctcttttatttacattttttctctttaattattttcctccttttgtgtatatatatatattttttttttaccaagctGAGCTACATTGTTCATACTGTACTTATTGTAGTGCgctatattattttatttaagcaaTTCCGTTATAGggtgtgtttaatgttttggctgcaCAATAATTTCCCAAATTTTGGAAAACCTGAAGTAAATCTTTCATTTCATCGTGTTTCAGTGTCACATCATTTTATAGTATCGATATCAGAGTTTATCTACTTCACCAGAAAATGGTAACATTataaggcttaaaaaaaaaaaaaagagcctgaaCTGATTGCTATGCATCAGTAAGAATAAGACTGTGATATATGTTTTGgggcttttgtgtgttttatgtgcttttgttttaaaaaaggagggagaaatgttttaaacattttgagaaAAGCACTCACACGCATGGTTAAATCAGCACCTGTATCCCTAAAACTGAGAACTTAGTGCTCCATATTCATGACTTTATTTGAGTTTTTTCGGTCCTGCCGTCGGCGGAAGGAGAAACGGCTGCCGAAGTTAAGGGACTTTAGTTTTAAAAACTTTTGCTAAACCCTTGCTTGAGGTACAAAAACCGCTCAGTTTAATACtgtgagagaaataaaaaaaataataataacgtTACAGACCTGTGAAATGACGGGCTGGACCTTTTTATTAACGCTTCTCGCAGCCATCA is a genomic window containing:
- the tex9 gene encoding testis-expressed protein 9, whose protein sequence is MMAARSVNKKVQPVISQVKKCPSSSSKAERSKRVEISRQAKSACGPTKNHTDELLAKEEQYKLLNAELEAKTADLVRQAEQLMREQSEVLSKPFSSVLLIDAAEEEKSRVTEPQTCAEPGVKETTKKGVASRSQKMLTGKQVKEPRFKTGSSEVSKEDDFEAVEEPANLFLAKTIQSMEEKMNNAVIHESVVDEIPNSGDNVGSGVSEAQIRVLKAKLRIMQEELDQISCEYYKKDDENTKLSAKIKELEEDRARLQRTVSIQQTQIEKHRALAEESAKKCDGLQLQVSGLSKEIEKLNRSHKQAAAGHSTVEVRLNRALEEVERLKTQLSKMKQEKNDKMTEEHQSKENLLAENKMLKKQKAELIAGFKKQMKLIDILKRQKMHLEAAKLLSFTEEEFMTALDWGKS